ATGAAATAATACATTTCTCCAACAAAAAGTTTAAATTAGCACGTGGAGAAAATGTAAGATCGATCCCTTCATATCGTAAAACTTGCTGAACAAACCATGCTTATTTATGAACAAATATACGTAGAAGCACTTAACAACTTTGGCAGACAGATGCTTATCAGTAGTAGTACATTAGAAGGAAGAGAGGAAAAATAAACTTGGGTGTTTGTTGGAAGGAAAACAAGAAGTTAGAAGCAAGAGCATTACTTCCATAATGAGTAAATGGTGCATCTCATTCCAGCTCTCAGCAAAATGCACCTTCAGATAATCTGCTCTTCTCCACCAACCAAAGCTCTCATACATGTGAAGAACAGATATAAATGCTGTCATGAATACATTATAATCCACATGTCAGTACAGTGCACACCATATGTTCAAGCCTAAAGAAAATAGTAGAATTAAAGTATTCCTAAATTCAGACGGATGTGCCAAAAGTGGTCTAGTACTACAAAAGAATCAGCAGCGTGAAACGTAGTATTTACCAAAATAAGGAACTCTCGCAATTGTTTCCAGCACGAAAAATCTTGCATAGTTTCGGTCGTGATACAAAGTGTCAAGAATCTTTATCACCGAATCCTGAAATTATCAGAAGCATAATTTGATCACAATGCCATTACTTTTTTCATCCGTTCTccagctgagggtctatcggaaacagcctctctgcccttccagggcAGGGGTACGGCTGCATACATcttaccctcctcagaccccactgtGGGAAAtcactgagtttgttgttgttgttataatttGATCACAATCAGACAAATTCTTAGCCAATTGGAAAGTACAAAAGCTACTCAGGACTAAATCACAAAAGCTACTCAGAACTGAAATACATAGTTTTCATGAAATATGATACTAAGGAAGATTCAGAAAATGCAATACCTACCGTGAGAAAGATATTTATAGACTGCTCAACCTTTACAACCCATTTCTCCAAACCATTAGGGGATGAATCATCTGGTGGCTCTCCATTACTTCCCCCTCCCACTTTGCTCGGAAAACTCTTAGGGGCAAAAGATTTCTCCACAACCACTTCCTCTTCATTCTCTTGTAACAACGTTGCTCGAACCCTACATGATTTCCTGCATACAATTGAACAACCAAAAGACAACTTAAACAAATCAACCTTTCTTTTCTACTAAAGTTCAACCAAAACATCAATCAACCAGCAAATTCTCTACAATATGAACCGCAAAGCAACCAATCAACCAACTATGCCTCGACAGTCGACCCAGTATTAGGTTGGGTTAGCTATATGAATCCACTATAGTCGTTCTGCTCTATTTGGATCCAATTCATTCCGATACAACAACAACTATGCTTCATCCCAGAACACGTTGGAatcagctatatgaatcctcactgacCATATCACCATTTAAGCTCAACTCATACCATTATATCCATTTCATTTCTGATATTAATAGACAATTTAACACTTGAGATATAAATACACAACAATGTAAATTAGAGAAAATATCAGTTACTACTAAGCTTTTGCAAGGCCCAAACTTCAATTGTTTTTGCTGGTAAACACCTAACTCTCAACTTAATAGTGATAAAGACAAACTGATTAAAATACATGCTAAATCATCCTCTAGAAATGGAAAAGATCCAACAGAATATCAAATTTTACTATTCTCTATTTCCTTCTTTTTCCCCAATTGCCAATACCAAATAACAAGAAAGATGGGTAAAGTTCATTTTTTTCAGCTAAATTTAAATAAAGACAAGAACTTTGTAGTATGGTTTACCTTGAGAGGGGACGTTGTGAAGACCCATAAgaattttgaagtgaaaaaagAGAATTGAAACAAAAAGGGGTCTGAGAAATGCATAAAAATGATGGGTTTTCAAGATTTCTTGCTTTGAAATAAGAAAATGAAGGAACTGAGGTTCCAAAAGCCATAGCTGAAAGAGAAATAGCCATTGTTGAACCTTGCCTTCCCAGTAAATCGACCTAATACTTTTTTAAGTCGGTCAGGGAAGGTAAGGAAAGTCGTTAGTTTTTCTGAGAAACCAATAGCTGTGTCAAACTGGAAAATGGACAAAGTGCAATGGAATTGGAAAAGTTAGGGATGGTTTTGAAAAGTATCAAAACATTTTGTCGTTTTTTGCAAAATAGATATTTTTAAGAATACGATTTTCATTTTCTGTAATATTGGTGTAAAAATGACAACAAATAGCTACTTTAAAGGAATACTATTTAGAAATTAGTCAGTATATactgaattttaatttttcagtTTAAGTACGggctaatctctaaatagcatccTGAGAATAGCTATTTGTGCACTTGCCCTAATATTGGTTCAATATATTTTTGGGGGTGATTTGCAAAAATAAACTATTTTTGTGCCGTGGTTTAAGTTTTATCCGTTTAAATAAATTTTGTAAAATAACTTACTGGTTAGATCTTGGCCGCAAATTTAGATGGATTATCAGAAGTTGACTACAAAAATTCTGAGCTAAGAATTGACTTACAAAAATTCTGATGAATTGTTAAAATTTTAGTACAAATTCGTGTTATAATTTGGCGAGGGAAGGTAAGGAAAAGAAAATTCAGGAGTTGGAAAAGTTGTTAGTTTTCTATTTAGTGGGCTTGGACTGCAATTGCCATTTTCTGTAATTTTGGTTCAGTATGTTGTTTTGGTTGGGCAGCAAAAGGAAGGTTTGTGTGATAATCCGGAAATTTTGATGGATTATCAGAAAGTTAGGACTAGTCGGCTTGTCAAAATGTAGGATGGAAATGAAACTAGGTAGTCACTTTTAAGcatgttatttaaaatatattcacagtttataatatatttaaagattagtcaATTCGTTCAAATTTCAAGACATCGTGTCATAAAGTTCGAAGATTGTGTCTAGAAATCCGAATCTTATGTTCTGAATTTTGAATTAGCAGTTCAGAAATTCAGGACACTTAGTCTTGCATTTCAAATTAGCAGTTTAGAAATTcaggacacttggtccttaatTTCAAATTAACAGCTCATAAATTCATGATACTTagtcctgaatttcaaattagcagtTTAGAAATTCATGACACTTGGTCCTTaatttcaaattagcagctcaTAAATTTATAATAATCGCTATCGctaccaatcaccactagctactgcccagaaccaccaccatcaaccaaaaTCACCACCGCCTCTAGTTGGCACTCATAAGCACATTCATTAGCCATCACCACCACTAACTACCATaccatactatatatatatattattgatagaatattagattaattagtattttatttgaatttatgtttattaatttttaaataaagagaAATTCTATATATTCAGATATTTAAAAAACaaacagtcttaatcatttagtattcagatcttcaaacacatcttaatattcagatgtgtattcagattcaaatATCTTAATCTTGATCCACGTCTTGATATTTAGatatgtattcagattcagacgaCTTAATCTTAAAAAAACAAATGAGACCTGGGTGTACTTCACCAGTGGGCTTATAAAAATAAAACGAGGTCCACTAACTTGACGATTGGGTTTCCAAACTAAAAGAGTGAGGTCAAGTGGCTTGTCAAGtcgaaaaggaaaaaaaaagagtgGGCTTGTCAAAATTAATGGTCAAGCAATGGTAAACCAGAGTCCTGTGCTTAAAGTTCAGTGATTTGAATGTCTCCGTTTTAGGGTTCAAGGAATAAAGTAATGAAATTCCGGTATGAACTTTTGTATTTTGATATGAATAGGTCCCTTTGGAATATTTAGCATAAAATGGTATTAAAGAACGTCATCGGTCGAGCTCACCCAAGACATAGCGAGATTAATAGCCGAGGTATCGACATGAGCCGTGGTCGAGACATCAATAGAGATCGCGGTCAACATctcaacaagggtcgaggtcgagatcGACTACTAGTGATAAGACTTGTAACGATTAATTTGTTAGAATAGGGTATTAAAAGGGGAATATTCTAgtacaaatgagtattttcttttcacgaaatagaaaagtttttttttcattttaacaaaaaaaatactttcttttcatgatatagaaaaaatattttctttcatctaaacaaaatgatgtagtaaaaaatattttttttattttaacaaatgagtactttattttcatgttgtacaaatagtactttctttttcaaccaaaaaaaggtttatttttttagttatgaagcacaaatttcaacgttgtttttGCGTAAAAAGGTATAATACCACATTCGTTCCTTGTGTTTatgtgaatttttagaagaataattaaattcttgaataaaATAGTCATGAAAATGTTAGGTAtttggggggaggggagggggagaGCACATGAAACATAGGGACTTGGGGAAAGGGggcataaaaatttatttttctaaaaataaaatttctaCTCTTTAACCAaacaatagaaaatatttttcggaaaaaaaaatttcattcaccaaccaaacaagaaaaaataagtaataaaaccaatcatttttcatgaaaatattttctagaaaaACCTGTTCCGTGAAAAACATTTtacttcgtaccaaacacacccttctGTCTTCATGTTGGATGCAACTAATAAGTcaataagaagaaaaagaaaagcaaaagttgaagttgaagttgaaGTTGACAGCACGCAACTTGTTTTGTGAAGCTTCCCAAGGATAAACTAAGAAAAAGTTTATTACTCCTAAGACATTTAGATAATTACACCAAATACTGAATTATGTTGAACCGGTAATTAAGAAGTTAAATCCGATATTGCTTATAAATTATATTAAGAGTTATTTTCTATCGTCAGACACCAAAATTTCGTGAATATTAGTATTATTTTGGTAAATATCTTGCCCTTGAATTAGAAGAGGAAATTATACTTGGTACATGTCGACATTTAATTAATTGTTGGTAAATATTTTTGGAGCAATAACTATTACCGCTAAAAGCAAAATATATTGCCACTAAAAAGCCTCTTTTGGTGTAGTGGTCACTCTTCAAAAATGGTAATTACTTTCATTCTAAGACTACCATTTAATTTAGGCTTTTATGTATGAGTTTATTTATatcattgtttacccgaaaaatggatagagttgaatttataagtagttcgaggatatgtggcgtaacttaacataaattgtaaggataaatagaaatgtaaatatggattgcagagaatgcgaagtagataaggttgtaaggaacaatgaatcttatgacttaacaaatagaatcaatttaagaaatctgaaagaacgattctttaatgtagaagaatatagcgtttttattacaatgtaagcctcagaaaaacttgtcctacagaaatggtaaccaagcccttttatagtggagggatttggctctaagcataataaaataaacattcagtgggagccccatgataagtcagcttttccacaatttctgcgaagattctctctagtgggattgcaacggtttttgtctgcgagctcgatcttgcttagagcccttgattttggtttgagcttgatttcgactcgagctcttgatcttggttcgagcccgatcctggctcgagtcctcgaattgattcgacgtcaatgttggttggtctctggattataagcatgatagatctactctgcatcatggttcgatttggattcgagcttgataatgatatcgaactcgacacggatcgCCCCCCTCCCCCGATttcgaggttagtttgttccaccttcgggatcttactcgGATAGATCgtcattcgaactcgatcggacgtgcaaatggcgaaatctatttcgaccgtattgCGAATAAGTTGTATATTTTTAAGTGATTATTACTTTTACAAGGATATATAATGTTGAAAATCATAAAGATTGTCAACTTATTGTGTGATAGGTAAATcataaatgtgataaatgttgaGGCGACGGATACGTGTATGTATTGACAACTATAAGTTCGATAGGCTATTGATCGTCCATCGCTTAGTccctttctttttttaaattttccgtCTGTATTTGATACTTGTATTGCGGATTTGCTCAACATAAAGCTCATTAAAAGAATTTTTTCACTTTTAGAGCTAGAACCTGAAACTTTTGATTAACTGTAGAAGGATTCTATTCATCCCACCATAATAATTGGTTACGGCTACGGTTAGTCGGTTCATCAAAATATAACCTTTAACTAGTGCTTATTGTTTTTTGTTTTCGGGTCAAAATTTAACTAGTTCTTGTCACCGCTGAAAAACATTGATGAGGTATTCATATAGACAAAGAAATGACACAAACTTTATGTCACTGGAAATGACAATACTAATTTAGAGTCCATATATAGGGGGCGTATGTATCATATAACTAACatgttcaactgaacccataatttttgacgcgaaacataaatttatgtgtaaaaatttattaaaaatataataaatagtagatttgaacccataactttaaatatataatgagttcaatactAAAAATCTTAAAGACTGaatccataaaatttaaattctgaattcATCAAACGGTTCCAATTCAAGGCTTTAAGCGCTCCACTTTGCTAGCTTTACATTGATTCCATATGGCCTAAGTTGGTATCTTCTAAAGTTTTCGAACATTATATCATTCCAATTTTTTAATCATTGGAATTTGGATCATTTGAGTTATATACTGCGATTCTAGTTAGGACTTAGGAACTCATTGCAGTTTAATTAAGGTGATATGCATTAGAGGGCTtaacattttaaaagttttaattTCATAAAAAACATGACTAGATTATAAAACTAATATATAGCCAGTACGACATGTTGTACATTAGTAGAATTTATTTTTCATTGAGATCAACCCTCAGTTTATGATTTAAAAAATCAGCTAGCATGTACGGCCTCTTGgaagaagaaaaaacaaatacAAAATCTATTACTGTTACACGATGACATCTTTGCTAGGTTAGCCTATAAATTTTACTCAGTATTTTTgtctaaaaaattattaaatatatataaatattaaattttaaactCATTAAATTAGATAGAATATGATAGAATCGTCAATATGAACTAATaaagtttaaattttaaatatgttTTTGGAAGAAAATACGAGATAGTATATTGTCTGCATTCACATTGTCAATATCATGCCTTCTTGATTGTAACGTTACAACCTTTTCATTATACTATGTTTTTCCAATAAGTATCTAAAGCATTAAAGTAATAAGCTTCGATCATACACTCGGTtcaatttaattgattttttagtttttttttttatccacgctatttgatttttttagatatcaagaatgaattaactttttttttccaaaattgtCTTTGGAGTAAAGAGCATGTGAATATTTGTTgtattttcaatgaacaaattaagatTAATATGGTCAATTCTATTGTTAATTATACTAAAATATAAATTTCTTAATATATGTAAAAACAGCCAAAAACTCAATTAAAGCGGACCGGATGGAAAAATAGCTTAAACAATAGTGTAATAAGAGTGATTATTGGGTAAAGATAAATGGACAATTTAagtgggcatttggacataagaattgtaaaattcggaAAAAAGTGGGGAAAAAAATTTAACGTcaaaatggtatttgaaagttAGAGTTGTGTTTGAACGTGAAtacaattttgggttgtttttgaatgatttgaagtgaaaattttaaaaaataaccttttggagttttttaaatttataaaaaattttgaaattcatcATCaagtaaaaattcaaaatttcatggtcaaacgatgatttcgaaaaaaaattattttctttttgaaaaaaagtaaaaacaattGTATGGCCAAACGACTCCTTAGGACACAGGCGAAGCAAAAATAGTTCAAATGCCCTTTGAGCTAAAAATGCTTACAGGGGACCACAGTTGAATGATTGCTACTTTTATTTATTTAGGCAAGTATACCTTTTTTCATCGTTAACacattttaattattattgtcCCTTTCTAGTTTTTTTTCAATATAAAATAACTAAGAGTACAATCGATTAAAAAGATAAAACTCAAACTCGAGAGCTTATATTAATTTAAGAATTGGACTCATCCAACCATGGACGGATCTATCTTCTCAAGACCAAGCGGATGTATATACTGTATACAATATGTATAATATACTATGATATAACAAATTTTGTTTTTATATTACGTTGTTACCTAATTGTTGTAAAAGTAGTGAACCTATTGATACTTCCCAAGTGCTCATTAATTTAAAAGTCGATATCTACTTTCTACTATGCCTGATTATCCATTTTTCGAGAATAAAGAACCTCTTGATACTCCACCCCATTTAATAGACCTACCTTGCatgaatttaaattaattaaatcaataaatttaaatttttctgAACATGTGTGTAACAGGAGTTTAGTGAATTGGGCTGCTCTTTTAAATCTATAAATTTAGATTATTACCCAACGCCTAAAAAAGATCAATGAAAGAATTTACGATCAAAGGGTAAAACTATAAAAAGGTTCCTCTGCTCCTAGCCAAAGATCCCAAATTAGAGCCCTACAAATAGAGTTCCTCTTTGGTAGAGAACACTATAGTTTGTTTGGATAGTTGTTGTGTATTGTGTAGTTAAtttaaatacatcatttgttttgattgttattttaattttattatatcattttgTTAAATTCGTTGTTATATAATGATGAAAAGACCCCTTTTATAGAACAATCAATTTGGTATGGTTATATTGTTACCTTATCGTTTTCTCATCTTGCCCTTACTATAATTCTATTTCTCTTCATCCTACCCTTTTAATTCATCCTACCCTTTTAATGATTACTCTACCTCATATtctacttcttctttttttgtaatATTGTACACCTATTCTTTAAATTGATGATGtgtaatataataaaatgagaaaaaatgATACAATCTATACAAATATTGTATAGACTAAAACAATATAgtgtaaatatattacaatatAATTCAATGCATTACATACTTACAATACGATACATTAAGAAATAACATGTAACCGAGGTGACAATTTGAGCCCAAACTCATTTGGTCTACCCAACCTGTTGAAAGTTGGGCTGGTCATTGACCCGCCAATTTATTAAACTCAACCCATTTCATCACATCTAAAGTTGGGCTAatttttagcccaaattgatCTATGAGTAATTTTgctaaaatatctttaaaataattctttttttatatatgaccttaacaaaagaaaaaaagtcttatttgataattaaacaattcataagaaaataatacacattaattaaaattttggtaAGAGTTGGGTGGGTTGGGTTATGACCTAAATTTTAGTCAATTTGACCCAACTCATCTCAGCCCAAGTTACTTTTTGGCGGGTCAATAACCCGCTCATCTATTGACTCGGCCCATTTTAAAgggtgaaattaaaaaatagccagatttgcaagtggtaattgaaaaaagccacagtttcaaaagtaatcaaaatttagtcacttttcatgtgaagataaatctgaacgaacaCACTATTTAAAATTCAGAAAATAttttagcataatatactggagttcgaatatTTTACAtgtggagttccaacataatatactggtccaacataatatgctggaagttcatatacaAGTACTCCaatctccaatttattatgttgTAACTTTTCGTGtgatggagttccagcataatatgctggaagttcatacacaagtacactaatctccagtatattatgctagaactttccgTATTACAGCAAAATAATAGctatttttaatgactttgcaaatactgactattttttaattatcagtcTAAAAATTAACTAGTTCCTACTATTTTCACTTAATCAGCTCAAAGTTAACCCAACCCGTCCATTTGATGTCCATAACAATCATCCATAATGGACACGAATTCAAGTTAGTCAAATCAACAATTTGGAACATCAAATAATTTAGAAACTTTAAGCTGAATGTTGCACATGAACAGCCCTAACTCGTAGCAGACACAAAGGAAGCCAACCACGTAAATACCTTATACTCTTCCCATCACTTTCCTAAAAAATGGTGTCCCTTCACTTTTCATGTTCCAAAAAAGCTTCACGCGCCTGTTACTCAAATCTCACCTTCCACTTCA
This sequence is a window from Nicotiana tomentosiformis chromosome 5, ASM39032v3, whole genome shotgun sequence. Protein-coding genes within it:
- the LOC104117580 gene encoding ubiquinol oxidase 4, chloroplastic/chromoplastic, with protein sequence MAISLSAMAFGTSVPSFSYFKARNLENPSFLCISQTPFCFNSLFSLQNSYGSSQRPLSRKSCRVRATLLQENEEEVVVEKSFAPKSFPSKVGGGSNGEPPDDSSPNGLEKWVVKVEQSINIFLTDSVIKILDTLYHDRNYARFFVLETIARVPYFAFISVLHMYESFGWWRRADYLKVHFAESWNEMHHLLIMEELGGNAWWFDRFLAQHVAVFYYFMTVLMYALSPRMAYHFSECVENHAYETYDKFIKEQGEELKKLPAPKIAVSYYTGGDLYLFDEFQTSREPNTRRPKIDNLYDVFMNIRDDEAEHCKTMKACQTHGSLRSPHTDPFPESEDDSGCPVPQADCVGIVDCIKKSVADPQVIRK